The genomic stretch GGCCGCGCACCATCGTCGCCCGCGCCTCGTGGTCGTTCACGAGGGTGAACGCGGCGAGCGCGCCGAGGAGGGCGATCGCCGCGGCGGCGACGTAGGCGGCGTGGAAGGCGGGGTAGCTCTCACCGCCGACGCTCGCCACCACCGTCGAGAGGATCGCGACCCCGAGCGCGAGCATCGTCTGGCGCTGGGCGGAGAAAATCGCCGAGGCGTGGCCGGTGTCGGCCGCCGCGATCGTCGTGAACATCGCCGTCTGCATCGGCAGGAAGGCCGTCGAGTTGGCGGCGCCGGCGAGGAACATGATCCCCCGCACCTCCCAGATGTTGGTCCCCGGGCCGACGGCGACGAGCGCCAGGATGAGCAGCATGAGCGCGAGCATCCCCGCCGCGCTCATCCGCCGGGGACCGATCCGGCCGTAGAGGCGGCCGACGGTCTGGGTGGCGCAGACGACGCCGATCGCCTCGACGAAGGTCGTCAGCCCCGAGCTCAGCGCGCTCTGGTGGCGGGCCTCCTGGAGGAAGATCGGCGTCAGGTACAAGATGCCGAGGAACGAGGCCGTGGAGAGCCCCGTCACGAGGTTGGTCGCCCGGAAGAGGCGGTTGTGCAACAGGCGCAGCCGGAGGAGCGGGCTCTCGGCGCGGCGCAGCTCGAGGCGGGTGAAGAGCGCGAGCGCGCCGAGCGCGAGCGCGCCAGTGAGGAGCACCCTCGGAGCGCCCCAGCCGACGAGCGAGCCCTCGGAGATCGCGTACAGCAGCAGGCTGAGCCCCCCGCCGGAGAGGAGGAAGCCGAGGAGGTCGAAGCGGCCGTGCGGTGTCTCACGGTGCTCGGCGAGGTAGCGGGCGGAGGCGGCGACCGCCACGACCCCGAAGGGGATGTTCACGTAGAAGGCCCAGCGCCAGGAGAGGTCCTGGATGAGCAGGCCGCCGAGGACGGGTGCGGCGGCCGGCGCGACGAGGATCGGCATGATCATCAGCCGCGCGAGGCGGGCGCGCTGGGCCGGGGGGTAGGCCCGCCAGACCATCGACGTCGCGACCGGGACGAGCATCCCGCCGCCGGCACCCTGCAGCGCGCGGAAAGCGATCAGCTCGGGGAGGTTGCGCGCCTGGCCGCAGAGGGCGGAGGCCACGGTGAACAGCGAGAG from Acidimicrobiales bacterium encodes the following:
- a CDS encoding DHA2 family efflux MFS transporter permease subunit, encoding MRDAPPAAPPGALVGTPSQPPQAAPRHRISVQQATAMAYVTSMFMSAMDNHIVNVALPTLSREFAAPLSSVQWTVIAYVLSLAVWIPASGWIGDRIGTKRCFLVALSLFTVASALCGQARNLPELIAFRALQGAGGGMLVPVATSMVWRAYPPAQRARLARLMIMPILVAPAAAPVLGGLLIQDLSWRWAFYVNIPFGVVAVAASARYLAEHRETPHGRFDLLGFLLSGGGLSLLLYAISEGSLVGWGAPRVLLTGALALGALALFTRLELRRAESPLLRLRLLHNRLFRATNLVTGLSTASFLGILYLTPIFLQEARHQSALSSGLTTFVEAIGVVCATQTVGRLYGRIGPRRMSAAGMLALMLLILALVAVGPGTNIWEVRGIMFLAGAANSTAFLPMQTAMFTTIAAADTGHASAIFSAQRQTMLALGVAILSTVVASVGGESYPAFHAAYVAAAAIALLGALAAFTLVNDHEARATMVRGPRVPTAAE